The proteins below are encoded in one region of Bacillus sp. 2205SS5-2:
- a CDS encoding NAD(P)/FAD-dependent oxidoreductase: MNENDVFDVTIIGGGPAGLYSAFYSGLRGMKTKIIEFQPELGGKVHAYPEKMIWDVGGQPPILGEKFIDQIVQQGLTFHPEVVLNEKVTSISKSGELFVLNPDSDKVHYSKTVIVAVGSGILKPQKLAIEGAEKYEVSNLHYTVKSLQMFKDKTVFISGGGNAALDWAVELQMVAKEVFLVHRKDQFTAHEAQVNQIINSSVQCYMNSTISKLLSDESHQKIEMIEINHLQSNEKKIYNLDELVISHGYEQDSSLLKNSQLEIEMLNGVYIAGNVTSESSVPGLYAAGDILHHEGKVHLIAGAFQDAANAVNKAKQYIQPEAEAHAMVSSHNEIFKEKNRELVKKMVR, encoded by the coding sequence TTGAATGAAAATGACGTATTTGATGTAACGATAATTGGAGGAGGACCAGCTGGATTGTATTCAGCATTTTATAGTGGGTTAAGAGGTATGAAAACAAAAATTATTGAATTTCAACCAGAGTTAGGCGGAAAAGTGCATGCATACCCAGAAAAAATGATTTGGGATGTTGGTGGACAACCACCGATATTAGGAGAGAAATTCATCGATCAAATCGTTCAACAAGGACTAACCTTTCACCCTGAGGTGGTGTTAAATGAAAAAGTAACGAGCATTTCTAAAAGCGGAGAACTATTTGTTCTGAATCCAGATTCAGATAAAGTCCACTACTCTAAAACGGTCATCGTTGCTGTTGGGAGCGGAATCTTAAAGCCACAGAAGCTTGCGATTGAAGGAGCAGAGAAATACGAAGTATCGAATTTACATTATACGGTTAAGTCATTACAAATGTTTAAGGATAAAACAGTGTTTATTTCAGGAGGAGGAAATGCGGCACTCGACTGGGCAGTGGAGCTACAAATGGTAGCCAAGGAAGTGTTTCTTGTGCACAGAAAAGATCAATTTACAGCTCACGAAGCCCAAGTGAACCAAATTATAAATAGCTCTGTGCAATGCTACATGAATAGTACGATATCGAAACTGCTATCAGACGAGTCTCACCAAAAGATAGAAATGATTGAAATCAACCATCTTCAATCAAATGAAAAGAAAATCTATAATCTAGATGAATTAGTCATTAGTCATGGTTATGAACAGGACTCTTCCTTATTGAAAAATAGCCAGTTAGAGATTGAGATGCTAAATGGCGTTTATATCGCCGGTAATGTCACAAGTGAGTCTTCAGTACCGGGCTTATACGCAGCCGGTGATATCCTACACCATGAAGGGAAAGTCCACTTAATTGCAGGGGCATTTCAGGATGCAGCTAATGCAGTAAATAAAGCCAAGCAGTATATTCAACCAGAAGCTGAAGCGCACGCAATGGTCTCCTCACATAATGAGATATTTAAAGAGAAAAATCGTGAGCTTGTGAAAAAAATGGTAAGGTAA
- a CDS encoding TetR/AcrR family transcriptional regulator, whose amino-acid sequence MNTIKTNRQHVIEIAANLFFVKGYHLTSMDEVVRESRVSKSNIYYHFKTKEELAIGILKWRISFLDQCIQEIQSNQAWNVQEKIMYLYQLFRDKNGEEGGCPLITLYLQASQQSKQIKKIIRGFFKDLFLSIEKIINIGIGNKEIKKDQEGHKLASFIVSSLEGSLLLSDITSDSQHLDHSLENVLNTI is encoded by the coding sequence ATGAATACAATTAAAACGAATAGACAACATGTAATAGAAATAGCAGCTAATTTGTTCTTTGTGAAGGGTTATCATCTAACAAGTATGGACGAAGTCGTCAGAGAGAGTCGTGTTTCAAAGTCAAATATCTATTATCATTTTAAGACCAAAGAAGAGCTTGCGATTGGGATTTTAAAGTGGAGAATTTCTTTTCTTGATCAATGTATTCAAGAGATTCAATCTAATCAAGCATGGAATGTTCAAGAAAAAATCATGTATCTTTATCAACTGTTTAGAGATAAGAACGGTGAAGAGGGAGGTTGCCCATTAATCACGTTATATTTACAAGCTTCTCAGCAGTCTAAACAAATCAAGAAAATAATTAGGGGATTTTTTAAAGATCTTTTCCTTAGCATTGAAAAAATCATCAATATTGGAATTGGAAATAAAGAAATTAAGAAAGATCAGGAGGGTCATAAGTTGGCTAGTTTTATAGTTTCTTCACTAGAAGGTTCTTTACTTTTATCAGATATTACCTCTGATTCTCAACACCTAGATCATTCATTGGAAAATGTATTGAATACAATTTAA
- a CDS encoding iron-hydroxamate ABC transporter substrate-binding protein, whose protein sequence is MKKLLIPFILLLLVVSACGNDSTNGTSSNTKNAAPETITYQSENGPIEVPADPERVLVLSSFAGNVMALDVNLVGVDSWSKMNPRFDEQLKNVEEVTDDNLEKIIELDPDLIIGLSTINNVDKLNEIAPTVTFTYGKVDYLTQHLEIGKLLNKEEEAKAWVDDFKQRAAQAGEDIRSKIGEDTTVSVIENFDKQLYVFGDNWGRGTELLYQEMKLAMPEKVKEMALEAGYYALSLEVLPEFAGDYMIISKNPDTDNSFQETATYQEIPAVKNKQALEVNAKEFYFNDPLTLDYQLDFFINQFLSE, encoded by the coding sequence ATGAAGAAACTACTCATTCCCTTTATTCTATTGCTGCTAGTCGTTAGTGCTTGTGGCAACGACTCAACAAACGGTACATCTTCAAATACAAAAAATGCTGCACCTGAAACCATTACATATCAGTCTGAAAATGGTCCCATTGAAGTACCCGCAGACCCAGAACGTGTCCTTGTTCTTTCTTCATTCGCAGGAAATGTGATGGCATTAGACGTAAACTTAGTCGGGGTTGATTCATGGTCAAAAATGAATCCTCGATTTGATGAACAGTTGAAAAATGTGGAAGAAGTAACTGATGATAACTTAGAAAAAATAATTGAACTAGATCCAGATTTAATTATTGGGCTTTCTACTATTAATAATGTGGACAAATTAAATGAGATTGCACCTACTGTAACGTTCACTTATGGAAAAGTAGATTACTTAACGCAACATTTAGAAATTGGAAAACTATTAAATAAAGAAGAAGAAGCCAAAGCATGGGTGGATGATTTTAAACAACGTGCCGCTCAAGCTGGAGAAGATATTCGCTCGAAAATCGGTGAAGACACAACGGTTAGCGTTATTGAAAATTTTGACAAGCAATTATATGTTTTCGGTGACAACTGGGGACGCGGTACGGAACTCCTTTACCAAGAAATGAAACTTGCTATGCCTGAAAAAGTAAAAGAAATGGCATTAGAAGCCGGTTATTATGCACTATCCCTAGAAGTGCTACCTGAATTTGCTGGTGATTACATGATTATTAGTAAAAATCCAGATACAGATAACTCGTTCCAAGAAACAGCAACCTATCAGGAAATACCTGCTGTGAAAAACAAGCAAGCACTCGAAGTCAATGCGAAAGAATTTTATTTCAATGATCCCTTAACACTCGATTATCAGCTAGACTTTTTCATTAATCAATTCTTAAGTGAATAA
- a CDS encoding ABC transporter ATP-binding protein, giving the protein MVRLKTKELQIGYGEHLIVNDLNIEIPDHQITTIIGSNGCGKSTLLKALTRIIPFQQGEVLLDGKNIARENTKKLALKMALLPQTAESAQGLTVGELVSYGRFPHQQGFGRLTQKDYDVIHWALEVTSTLPYKHMPVDSLSGGQRQRVWIAMALAQETEIIFLDEPTTYLDMAHQLEILQLLKNLNQEQNRTIIMVLHDLNLAARFADYIIALKNGNIVKAGSCEEVMQPEVLREVFEIDAFIGTDPRTNKPMCVTYQLLKGDQNNEETTHSLYSIAASR; this is encoded by the coding sequence ATGGTTCGCCTAAAGACGAAAGAATTGCAGATAGGATATGGTGAACATTTAATTGTAAACGACCTAAATATAGAAATTCCTGACCATCAAATTACCACTATTATTGGTTCAAATGGGTGTGGAAAATCAACCTTATTAAAGGCGTTAACAAGAATCATACCGTTTCAACAAGGTGAAGTGCTTCTAGACGGAAAGAATATTGCAAGAGAAAACACGAAAAAGCTCGCCCTTAAAATGGCCCTCCTTCCTCAAACAGCCGAAAGCGCACAAGGTCTAACAGTCGGAGAACTAGTCTCATATGGGCGCTTTCCCCATCAACAAGGGTTTGGACGGTTGACACAAAAGGACTATGACGTCATTCATTGGGCGCTAGAAGTGACAAGTACTCTACCTTATAAGCACATGCCTGTAGATTCCTTATCTGGAGGTCAACGTCAACGTGTCTGGATTGCAATGGCTCTTGCCCAAGAAACAGAGATAATCTTCTTAGATGAGCCAACCACGTATTTGGATATGGCCCACCAACTGGAAATTCTGCAACTATTAAAAAATTTGAACCAAGAACAAAATCGTACCATTATCATGGTGTTGCATGACCTCAATCTTGCTGCCCGCTTTGCTGACTACATCATTGCCTTAAAGAACGGAAACATTGTCAAAGCAGGTAGTTGTGAAGAAGTTATGCAACCTGAGGTATTAAGAGAGGTATTCGAGATTGATGCTTTCATCGGAACAGATCCTCGAACCAATAAACCAATGTGTGTAACCTATCAATTATTAAAAGGAGATCAAAATAATGAAGAAACTACTCATTCCCTTTATTCTATTGCTGCTAGTCGTTAG
- a CDS encoding DinB family protein — translation MFTTVNDFLQEWKQEAALTQKILNALTDESLKEAVSQELYSLGSVAWHITGATYYFPAQVGVSFEVPDLRKSAPSSATEISDTYKTISGRLVEAVSEQLSDDKMSEMVNVFGMEMPMQSLFRLLIQHQAHHRGQLTVLMRQAKLKVPGVYGPSKEEFEAMNASKN, via the coding sequence ATGTTCACAACCGTAAATGATTTCTTACAAGAATGGAAACAAGAAGCAGCTTTAACCCAAAAGATTCTCAATGCCCTGACCGATGAGTCATTGAAGGAAGCGGTTTCTCAAGAGTTATACAGCCTTGGAAGCGTAGCCTGGCATATCACGGGAGCGACTTATTACTTCCCAGCTCAGGTTGGGGTCAGCTTTGAGGTGCCGGATCTTCGGAAATCAGCGCCGTCATCTGCAACTGAAATCAGCGACACGTATAAAACTATAAGCGGGCGTCTAGTAGAAGCCGTTTCCGAACAGCTTTCTGATGATAAAATGAGCGAAATGGTAAATGTTTTCGGGATGGAAATGCCAATGCAGTCATTATTCCGCTTGCTCATTCAGCATCAGGCCCATCACCGCGGACAACTGACCGTTCTGATGAGACAAGCTAAACTGAAAGTACCTGGCGTGTATGGTCCAAGTAAGGAAGAGTTTGAAGCGATGAATGCTTCAAAAAACTAG
- a CDS encoding 6-pyruvoyl trahydropterin synthase family protein, with product MSKSKSKPNFASFEAIIPLDSQRVVTGFGFNSGSPLIGVELTISGTPNPVTGFVDEFGELNALYNITIGNELNNKALIEKGEPIPPGLSKPILKLNFSPSAENIALFVFKKLDSVLAQNNLRLDRVTAIIPQGKGIVEREMFK from the coding sequence ATGTCAAAATCCAAATCAAAACCAAACTTTGCAAGTTTCGAAGCCATTATTCCACTAGATTCACAAAGGGTTGTAACAGGCTTCGGTTTTAATAGTGGTTCCCCATTGATTGGGGTAGAACTTACCATCTCCGGTACACCAAATCCTGTTACAGGATTTGTCGATGAATTTGGTGAGTTAAATGCCCTGTATAATATAACAATAGGTAATGAACTAAATAACAAGGCTCTAATTGAAAAAGGTGAACCCATACCACCAGGGTTAAGTAAACCCATATTAAAATTAAATTTTTCTCCTAGTGCTGAAAACATTGCATTATTTGTTTTTAAAAAATTAGATTCAGTTTTAGCTCAAAATAATTTACGTTTAGATAGAGTAACAGCTATCATACCTCAAGGTAAAGGTATAGTAGAAAGAGAGATGTTTAAATGA
- a CDS encoding FecCD family ABC transporter permease, with translation MISSQLLRKQRMIVIILIMLLLGTFILALGLGYSSLSYNRILPTLLGYGNFKEEFVLFSVRMPRIIVTILAGMALSLSGAILQAITRNDLADPGIIGINAGAGVGVSLYFLFFPISATTFVYMLPFMGFLGALITAGLILLFSYQKTTGIQPVRLILVGIGFAMALSGLMIILISSAERSKVDFIAKWIAGNIWGSDWKFILAMLPWLLLLIPYTFYKAKTLNLLAMSEQSSIGLGVSVNKERLILLLTSVALASSAVSVTGGIAFVGLIAPHMAKALVGPRHQLYLPIAILIGGWLLMVADTIGRNVLEPGGIPAGIMISLIGAPYFIYLLLKK, from the coding sequence ATGATTTCTTCACAGCTTTTGAGAAAACAACGGATGATTGTCATCATTTTAATCATGCTTCTGTTAGGAACATTTATTTTAGCGTTAGGCTTAGGTTATTCTTCTTTAAGCTATAACCGTATACTCCCAACATTATTGGGTTATGGAAACTTCAAAGAAGAATTCGTCCTCTTTTCGGTCAGGATGCCCCGTATTATTGTAACCATTTTGGCTGGAATGGCTCTTTCTCTTTCAGGTGCCATCTTACAAGCGATTACACGGAATGATTTAGCCGATCCTGGCATTATTGGGATAAATGCTGGTGCGGGTGTTGGAGTTTCTCTTTACTTTCTATTTTTCCCAATTAGTGCGACGACTTTTGTCTACATGCTACCATTCATGGGATTTTTAGGTGCTTTGATAACCGCTGGATTGATACTACTATTTTCCTATCAAAAGACGACTGGCATTCAGCCCGTACGGTTAATTTTAGTAGGTATTGGATTTGCAATGGCCCTTTCTGGATTAATGATTATCTTAATCTCTTCTGCAGAACGTTCGAAAGTGGACTTCATCGCGAAATGGATTGCAGGAAACATTTGGGGATCCGATTGGAAATTTATCTTGGCCATGCTGCCTTGGTTATTATTGTTGATTCCATATACTTTTTATAAAGCCAAAACCTTAAATCTCTTAGCTATGAGCGAGCAATCATCCATTGGATTAGGTGTTTCGGTGAATAAAGAACGACTAATCCTGCTCTTAACCTCTGTTGCGTTAGCTTCATCGGCTGTTTCCGTCACAGGAGGAATCGCATTTGTAGGGCTGATCGCTCCTCATATGGCAAAAGCATTAGTTGGACCCAGACATCAATTGTATCTTCCAATAGCCATACTTATAGGTGGTTGGCTATTGATGGTCGCAGATACGATTGGTCGAAATGTACTTGAGCCCGGTGGGATTCCAGCCGGCATCATGATTTCCCTTATTGGTGCTCCCTATTTCATTTATTTGTTATTAAAGAAATAG
- a CDS encoding NAD(P)H-dependent oxidoreductase, translating to MNHLIIYAHPNNESFCHAIKEITVNTLTSLGHEVKIRDLYDMNFDPVLSPEDLTSFKNGGSLPSDIQTEQEHVKWADVMTFIYPIWWTGLPAIAKGYIDRVYSYGFAYAPDGEGGYKKLLSGKRGVIINTQGNDEDYYEKIGMKDAMLQTSDEGILNFCGVEVVDHLFFGSVPFINNEKRKTMLDQVQENLIRYFEK from the coding sequence ATGAACCATTTAATTATCTACGCTCATCCAAATAATGAAAGCTTTTGTCATGCAATAAAGGAAATTACAGTGAATACCTTAACAAGTCTAGGGCATGAAGTGAAAATTCGAGACCTATATGACATGAACTTCGATCCTGTTTTAAGTCCAGAAGATTTAACTTCATTTAAAAATGGGGGGTCTCTTCCTAGTGATATCCAAACCGAGCAAGAGCATGTGAAGTGGGCGGATGTGATGACGTTCATTTATCCAATCTGGTGGACTGGATTACCTGCGATAGCAAAAGGATACATTGATCGCGTTTACTCGTATGGATTTGCCTATGCACCAGATGGAGAAGGGGGTTACAAGAAGCTTTTATCAGGTAAACGTGGGGTTATTATTAATACTCAAGGAAATGACGAAGATTATTATGAGAAAATCGGGATGAAGGATGCAATGTTACAAACATCTGATGAAGGGATCCTTAATTTTTGTGGAGTTGAAGTTGTAGACCATTTGTTTTTTGGATCGGTCCCTTTTATAAATAATGAAAAAAGAAAAACAATGCTTGACCAAGTACAAGAAAATCTTATCAGATACTTTGAAAAATAA
- a CDS encoding FecCD family ABC transporter permease: MKKNIVPFYLKLFLSILGLLAMFIVSMVFGAADISTKDVWLALFSSVENEHILIIREIRLPREVAAIFVGAALAIAGAIMQGMTRNPLADPGLLGLTAGANAALAVTLAFLPSANYFWIMIACFLGAGIGAILVFGIGSLKKGGFSPLRLVLAGAAVSAFLYAIAEGVGIYFKISKDISMWTAGGIIGTTWSQLEIIIPVVGIGILISLFLSRQLTILSLSEEVAIGLGQNTLFIKTVFFIVIILLAGASVALVGNMAFVGLMVPHIVRAIVGTDYRFILPMSAVVGALFMLFADTIGRTINAPYETPIAAIVSLMGLPFFLLIVHKGGRAFS, translated from the coding sequence ATGAAAAAAAACATTGTACCCTTCTATCTAAAACTTTTCCTCAGCATCCTTGGATTACTCGCCATGTTTATCGTTTCAATGGTGTTTGGCGCAGCAGATATTTCTACTAAGGATGTTTGGCTAGCATTGTTTTCAAGTGTTGAAAACGAACATATATTAATCATTCGTGAAATACGTCTCCCTAGAGAAGTTGCTGCTATTTTTGTTGGGGCCGCATTAGCGATCGCGGGTGCAATTATGCAAGGAATGACACGTAATCCACTTGCAGATCCTGGCTTATTGGGCTTAACAGCTGGGGCTAACGCTGCATTAGCGGTCACATTAGCTTTCCTCCCTTCCGCCAATTATTTTTGGATTATGATCGCCTGCTTTTTGGGAGCTGGAATTGGGGCTATCTTAGTATTCGGAATAGGGTCATTAAAAAAAGGAGGCTTTTCTCCACTTAGATTAGTATTGGCAGGAGCAGCGGTGTCTGCCTTCTTATATGCAATTGCTGAAGGTGTCGGGATTTATTTTAAAATTTCTAAGGACATTTCAATGTGGACAGCGGGAGGCATTATTGGTACCACATGGAGTCAACTCGAAATCATTATACCTGTCGTGGGCATTGGTATCCTCATTAGTCTTTTCCTATCAAGGCAATTGACCATCCTGAGCTTAAGTGAAGAAGTCGCCATTGGCTTAGGTCAGAATACCCTTTTCATTAAAACGGTCTTTTTTATTGTAATCATTTTATTAGCCGGTGCTTCTGTTGCTCTCGTTGGAAACATGGCCTTTGTAGGATTAATGGTTCCTCATATTGTTCGAGCAATTGTTGGAACGGATTATAGATTTATCTTGCCGATGTCAGCGGTAGTAGGTGCCCTCTTTATGTTGTTCGCTGATACGATCGGTCGGACCATCAATGCACCTTATGAAACGCCCATTGCCGCAATCGTTTCATTAATGGGATTGCCCTTCTTTTTATTAATTGTTCATAAAGGAGGTCGAGCTTTCTCATGA
- a CDS encoding ATP-binding cassette domain-containing protein, which produces MLDTINLTIRRNEFTVIIGPPGLGNSTLLSLISTLVLPSFGHIQYDGKKVEVIRGYKLADFRYKNVTVSVFSRRVSWNKRERAMELLNDVGLGDKT; this is translated from the coding sequence GTGCTAGATACAATTAATTTAACAATAAGGAGAAATGAATTTACAGTTATTATCGGGCCACCCGGTTTAGGAAATTCCACTCTTTTAAGTTTAATTAGTACGCTAGTTTTACCTTCATTTGGACATATACAGTATGACGGTAAAAAGGTAGAAGTTATAAGAGGATATAAACTAGCTGACTTCAGGTATAAAAATGTAACGGTATCAGTTTTCTCGAGAAGAGTTTCTTGGAATAAAAGAGAAAGAGCAATGGAGCTATTAAATGATGTTGGACTAGGTGACAAGACCTGA
- a CDS encoding DUF6176 family protein translates to MKARLSKFRIKDGKTKQVDQWMDMLNQNMDKVLIILKNENLFVETMFREKGEDGEYLYWYAIQGNKKEVQLSDEELNKKNDVMKKHIHYWEECIVQDEEMPAIATEVMMVPDHIRNAMS, encoded by the coding sequence ATGAAAGCTCGATTAAGTAAATTTCGCATTAAAGATGGAAAAACAAAGCAGGTGGATCAGTGGATGGATATGCTAAATCAAAATATGGATAAGGTATTGATTATTTTGAAGAATGAGAACTTATTTGTTGAAACGATGTTTCGAGAAAAAGGTGAGGACGGAGAATACCTTTATTGGTATGCAATACAAGGTAATAAGAAAGAAGTTCAACTTTCTGATGAGGAATTAAATAAGAAAAATGATGTCATGAAAAAACATATTCACTATTGGGAAGAGTGTATTGTACAGGATGAGGAGATGCCAGCAATAGCTACTGAAGTGATGATGGTACCTGATCATATCAGAAACGCTATGAGCTAA
- a CDS encoding DUF3953 domain-containing protein codes for MLDVIVFTVSGYSLLTKHVWLLLYMLFFLGLMMLVMGLEGFQQGRTAYGYLNLFVSMLLFVVLFIP; via the coding sequence ATGTTAGATGTAATAGTTTTTACTGTGTCAGGTTATAGCTTACTAACAAAACATGTTTGGCTACTACTATACATGTTGTTCTTCTTAGGTTTGATGATGTTGGTTATGGGATTAGAAGGATTTCAACAAGGACGAACAGCTTATGGCTATCTTAATTTATTTGTTTCTATGCTTCTATTCGTAGTACTATTCATCCCTTAA